Proteins encoded together in one Marinobacter sp. Arc7-DN-1 window:
- a CDS encoding MarC family protein, whose product MLETFFSTFISSTVRFLFLLAPFFVVTMFLALTRGLPAPEKSSIIRRACVSAFVLGVILFFAGPLLFSAIGITLNSFRIGAGSLLFLTAISLVTSGTRNHATGLPDEDRDDIAVVPLAIPVMIGPATIGAILVYGAELKTVAEVSGGLLGLVSGLLILGVLLHLSGYLEKVLGKTGLNILSKISGLILSAMAAEIVLTGIAGFIAST is encoded by the coding sequence ATGCTTGAGACGTTTTTCTCCACCTTTATCAGCAGTACTGTTCGCTTTTTGTTCCTGCTGGCACCCTTTTTCGTGGTGACCATGTTCCTGGCACTGACCAGAGGATTGCCGGCACCCGAGAAGTCGTCGATCATCCGCCGTGCCTGTGTCTCGGCGTTTGTTCTGGGCGTGATTCTGTTCTTTGCCGGTCCGCTGCTGTTCAGCGCCATTGGTATCACCCTCAACTCCTTCCGGATCGGCGCAGGCAGTTTGCTGTTCCTGACCGCCATCAGTCTGGTCACCAGTGGCACCCGCAATCACGCCACCGGCTTGCCGGATGAAGATCGTGACGACATCGCCGTGGTGCCCCTGGCGATTCCGGTGATGATCGGCCCGGCGACCATTGGTGCGATTCTGGTGTACGGAGCGGAGCTGAAAACCGTCGCCGAAGTGTCCGGTGGGCTTCTCGGGCTGGTGTCCGGGTTGCTGATCCTCGGGGTTCTTTTGCACCTTTCCGGCTATCTGGAAAAGGTTCTGGGCAAGACCGGCCTCAACATTCTCTCGAAAATCAGTGGGCTGATTCTCTCCGCCATGGCTGCTGAAATTGTGCTGACGGGCATTGCGGGATTCATCGCCTCCACCTAG
- a CDS encoding ornithine cyclodeaminase family protein, translating into MRVISAQEVAGALAWPALIERLATTFREGVEAPPRHHHAMHRPDGEATMLLMPAWEKTGYIGMKMVNVFPQNANAGLPAISGLYILCEGEHGTPLACIDGSALTSRRTAAASALAARELARHDAKSLLVVGTGKLAPMLVEAHAAVRPIDTVRIWGRNPDKAKALADTFRDRFDCEAVTDLETAVPEADIISCATLSTEPLIRGEWLQPGSHLDLVGAFRPSMRETDSQCLAHSQVFVDTYAGALGEAGDILQAIDEGAFRKTDLRAELAELLRGDKPGRTSDDAITLFKSVGASLEDLAAAIEVWETLERSVPSG; encoded by the coding sequence ATGCGGGTTATTTCTGCACAGGAGGTGGCCGGCGCACTGGCATGGCCGGCACTGATTGAACGTCTCGCCACCACGTTTCGCGAGGGAGTGGAAGCGCCGCCACGACATCATCACGCCATGCACCGCCCGGACGGTGAGGCCACCATGCTCCTGATGCCGGCCTGGGAAAAAACAGGTTACATCGGCATGAAAATGGTCAACGTGTTTCCCCAGAACGCCAACGCCGGCCTGCCCGCCATCTCGGGTCTGTACATCCTGTGCGAAGGCGAACATGGCACTCCGCTCGCGTGTATCGACGGCAGCGCCCTGACCAGCCGACGGACCGCCGCGGCCTCAGCCCTGGCCGCCCGCGAACTGGCACGGCACGATGCCAAATCGTTGCTGGTGGTCGGCACCGGCAAACTGGCGCCAATGCTGGTTGAGGCTCACGCGGCCGTCCGGCCCATCGATACCGTACGGATCTGGGGCCGAAACCCGGACAAGGCAAAAGCCCTGGCCGACACATTCCGCGACCGGTTCGACTGTGAGGCGGTAACCGATCTGGAAACCGCAGTACCCGAGGCAGACATCATCAGCTGCGCCACCCTGTCGACCGAACCGCTGATCCGGGGTGAATGGCTGCAACCTGGCAGCCACCTGGATCTGGTGGGCGCATTCCGGCCCTCCATGCGGGAAACCGACAGTCAGTGCCTGGCCCACAGCCAGGTCTTTGTCGACACCTACGCCGGTGCCCTGGGCGAGGCCGGCGACATTCTCCAGGCCATCGACGAAGGCGCGTTCCGCAAGACCGACCTGCGGGCCGAACTGGCGGAACTGCTGCGGGGCGACAAACCGGGACGCACGAGTGATGACGCCATCACCCTGTTCAAATCCGTGGGCGCCTCGCTGGAAGACCTGGCCGCCGCCATCGAAGTCTGGGAAACCCTGGAACGCAGTGTCCCGTCTGGCTAA
- a CDS encoding DMT family transporter, whose amino-acid sequence MSGKTVNSAIVLLIIGNAMALISDVFIKLLEPGAPVFQFAFLRSLITLAFLLPLAGQLDRKNLFAGLKIHAFRAHIHLAGIICMVIALGNLPLATANAVFYAAPILVMVLSVFLFREKLTPLSVTAVFSGFAGIVLILRPVEFNWAAVAALASAFALAINAVLVRQLPKQQTTVHKLFLNYLLILPAAGALAWWEGAQWNSGMLISAMGSALFILGYNITVLLAYRQVDANQVTSAEYTGLIWAVGIGWIWFGEVPDLWFLAGSLMIVVPLLLIGLQQRRRSPARGFNPAPVPRHSTGPLSGATIQSARECRE is encoded by the coding sequence ATGTCAGGAAAAACCGTAAACAGTGCCATTGTGCTGCTGATCATCGGCAACGCCATGGCGTTGATTTCTGACGTATTCATAAAACTGCTCGAGCCCGGCGCACCGGTGTTCCAGTTTGCCTTCCTGCGCAGCCTGATCACACTGGCATTCCTGCTGCCCCTGGCAGGACAACTGGACCGGAAGAATCTCTTCGCCGGCCTGAAAATCCACGCTTTCCGGGCCCACATCCACCTGGCCGGGATCATCTGCATGGTCATCGCCCTCGGCAACCTGCCGCTGGCCACCGCCAATGCCGTCTTCTACGCAGCGCCCATTCTGGTTATGGTGCTCTCCGTTTTCCTGTTCCGGGAGAAACTGACGCCGCTGAGTGTGACCGCCGTGTTCAGCGGTTTTGCTGGCATCGTATTGATCCTCCGGCCGGTGGAATTCAACTGGGCCGCCGTCGCAGCTCTGGCGTCCGCGTTTGCCCTGGCCATCAATGCCGTATTGGTCCGCCAGCTCCCGAAACAGCAGACTACCGTCCACAAACTGTTCCTGAACTACCTGCTGATTCTGCCAGCGGCCGGCGCCCTGGCCTGGTGGGAAGGCGCACAATGGAATTCAGGGATGCTCATCAGCGCCATGGGGTCTGCCCTGTTCATCCTGGGCTACAACATCACCGTGCTGCTGGCCTACCGCCAGGTGGATGCCAACCAAGTCACCAGCGCCGAATACACCGGGCTGATCTGGGCCGTGGGCATTGGCTGGATCTGGTTCGGAGAAGTGCCGGACCTCTGGTTCCTGGCCGGCAGCCTGATGATTGTGGTGCCCTTGCTGCTGATCGGCCTGCAGCAAAGGCGCAGGTCACCGGCCCGGGGTTTCAATCCCGCCCCGGTGCCGCGGCATAGCACTGGTCCACTCAGCGGCGCGACGATTCAATCAGCACGTGAGTGTCGTGAATGA
- a CDS encoding branched-chain amino acid ABC transporter permease encodes MQVILAQALLGLNVGVFYAMLSLGLAVIFGLLNIINFAHGAMYMLGAFIALIGYSFLEQWFGISVQIGFWASLILVPVLVGLLGVLIERLLLRRLYALDHIYGLLLTFGITLILQGLFSNYFNVSGTPYPGQPESLSGVVNLGFMYFPTYRLFAIVFSLVVCFLTWWVIEHTKLGSRLRAGVENPDLTQAFGLNVPLMVTLTFAFGAGLAGLAGVLAAPIYSVSPLMGADLIIVVFAVVVIGGMGSIMGAILSGLALGLVEGLTKVFYPPAASTVIFFLMVLVLLFRPAGLFGKEK; translated from the coding sequence ATGCAGGTCATCCTGGCCCAGGCGCTGCTTGGGCTTAATGTCGGTGTGTTCTACGCCATGTTGAGCCTCGGGCTTGCGGTGATATTCGGACTGCTCAATATCATCAACTTTGCCCATGGCGCCATGTACATGCTCGGTGCCTTCATCGCATTGATTGGCTACTCCTTTCTGGAGCAATGGTTTGGTATCAGCGTTCAGATCGGCTTCTGGGCGTCCCTGATTCTGGTGCCCGTGCTGGTCGGGCTGCTGGGGGTTCTCATTGAACGCCTTCTGCTCCGGCGTCTGTACGCTCTGGATCACATCTACGGGCTGCTGCTGACCTTCGGTATCACGCTGATTCTGCAGGGTCTGTTTTCCAACTATTTCAACGTCTCCGGCACCCCCTACCCGGGCCAGCCGGAGAGCCTCAGTGGCGTGGTCAATCTTGGCTTTATGTACTTCCCCACGTACCGCCTGTTTGCCATTGTGTTTTCCCTGGTGGTCTGTTTCCTCACCTGGTGGGTCATCGAACACACCAAGCTCGGGTCCCGGTTGCGGGCCGGCGTAGAAAACCCCGACCTGACCCAGGCCTTCGGCCTGAATGTTCCCCTCATGGTCACCCTGACCTTCGCCTTCGGTGCTGGCCTGGCTGGCCTGGCCGGGGTTCTGGCCGCTCCCATCTACTCCGTCAGCCCGCTGATGGGGGCCGACCTGATCATCGTGGTGTTTGCCGTGGTGGTCATCGGCGGCATGGGCTCGATCATGGGCGCCATCCTCTCCGGCCTGGCCCTGGGCCTGGTTGAAGGGCTGACCAAGGTGTTCTACCCGCCCGCCGCCAGTACCGTGATTTTCTTCCTCATGGTGCTGGTTCTGCTGTTCCGCCCCGCCGGCCTGTTTGGTAAGGAGAAGTAA
- a CDS encoding LysR family transcriptional regulator: MKLPPLKALPVFEAVARLNSFSLAADELAVGQSAVSHQIKQLETYLGEQLFWRSGRTLSLTDEGRQYLDAVSSALLQIERASEQLLGHEESRLRLSVFSSFAVRWMVPRLPDLQRLHPQLDLALEMSSENPVLSDRVADCFITIHKDSPAYSYELLYVERLFPVCSQDYWQKIRRELGLEGVDGDDISLTPADISRFPLLSTHSIFDRAAGDWEVWYKAVEQLIPRHARVQHFSHMLLALEAARFHQGIALTNDYMLSTRKDSEDFVRLPCHPVMTGDQFYFAWKTSRRQERGIQLLRRWLVSQAIEGGLRGEAN; this comes from the coding sequence ATGAAGCTGCCACCCCTGAAAGCCCTGCCCGTATTCGAAGCCGTTGCCCGCCTCAACAGCTTTTCACTCGCTGCCGATGAACTGGCGGTAGGCCAGAGTGCGGTCAGTCATCAGATCAAACAGCTGGAAACCTACCTGGGGGAGCAGTTGTTCTGGCGCAGTGGGCGAACTCTTTCGTTGACCGACGAAGGCCGGCAGTACCTGGATGCGGTCAGTTCGGCCCTGTTGCAGATTGAACGGGCCAGTGAACAGTTGCTGGGGCATGAGGAGTCGCGGTTGCGGTTGTCGGTGTTCAGTTCGTTTGCAGTGCGCTGGATGGTGCCAAGGTTGCCGGATTTGCAGCGGTTGCATCCGCAGCTGGATCTGGCGCTGGAGATGAGCAGTGAGAATCCGGTGTTGTCGGACCGGGTGGCGGACTGCTTCATAACCATCCACAAGGACTCACCGGCTTACAGCTATGAGTTGCTGTATGTGGAGCGTCTGTTTCCCGTGTGCAGTCAGGATTACTGGCAGAAAATCCGCCGGGAGCTGGGCCTGGAAGGGGTCGATGGTGATGATATCTCACTGACACCCGCGGACATTTCCCGTTTCCCGTTGTTATCGACCCACAGCATTTTCGACCGTGCCGCGGGTGACTGGGAGGTTTGGTACAAGGCCGTCGAACAGCTAATTCCGCGGCACGCCCGGGTTCAGCATTTCAGCCACATGTTGCTGGCGCTGGAAGCGGCCCGGTTCCATCAGGGTATCGCGCTCACCAACGACTACATGCTGAGCACGCGTAAGGATTCGGAGGACTTTGTCCGGTTGCCGTGCCATCCGGTGATGACTGGGGACCAGTTCTACTTTGCCTGGAAAACCAGCCGGCGCCAGGAGCGGGGTATTCAGTTGTTGCGACGCTGGCTGGTGAGTCAGGCCATCGAGGGTGGGCTTCGGGGTGAGGCGAATTAG
- the bamE gene encoding outer membrane protein assembly factor BamE has product MIGSVKVLFVALVMAAMVGCATVGKDFATHNVDQIQIGETTRADIQEMFGEPWRTGIEDGKRTWTYGKYKWSAFGDAETTDLVVRFSQDGTVSSYVYNTTE; this is encoded by the coding sequence ATGATTGGTTCGGTTAAAGTACTGTTTGTGGCACTGGTGATGGCGGCGATGGTGGGCTGTGCGACCGTTGGAAAGGATTTTGCCACCCACAACGTCGATCAGATACAGATTGGAGAAACCACGCGGGCAGACATCCAGGAGATGTTCGGCGAGCCCTGGCGCACCGGGATCGAGGACGGCAAACGTACCTGGACCTACGGCAAGTACAAGTGGTCGGCCTTCGGTGACGCGGAAACCACCGATCTGGTGGTGCGATTCAGCCAGGACGGCACCGTGTCGTCCTACGTGTACAACACCACCGAATAA
- a CDS encoding Re/Si-specific NAD(P)(+) transhydrogenase subunit alpha, producing MKIGIPREIFKDERRVAATPPSVHKLIGLGYEVVVEGGAGEAANYSDEAYEKVGAAIAADTTSLWQDADFILKVRAPMKNPSLNRHEVDLMKEGAFLVSYIWPAQNPELLEKLAAKKITSFAIDSLPRISRAQKMDALSAMANIAGYRAVIEAANHFGRFFTGQVTAAGKVPPAKIMVIGAGVAGLAAIGAANSMGAIVRAFDTRLEVKEQVESMGAEFLVLDFDDEDGSGSGGYAKQMSDEFIKAEMALFAEQAEEVDIIITTALIPGKPAPKLITADMVKSMKPGSVIVDLASERGGNCELTEPGTVAHHHGVTLIGYTDLPSRMAKVASDLYATNLLHLLTELTPEKDGKPLVNMEDDVIRGLTVVRDNSITWPPPQPEAPVSSAPPPGTEEPSAADKAAAKKNADRRSLIGKSTLLVVTALALYGVGAYAPESFLQHFTVFVLACFIGWQVIWNVTPSLHTPLMSVTNAISGIIVIGAMLHLAQAENLAVGIMAFVAVLIASINVGGGFRVTHRMLKMFRR from the coding sequence ATGAAAATCGGTATCCCCAGGGAAATTTTCAAGGATGAGCGGCGGGTGGCAGCCACGCCACCGTCCGTTCACAAACTTATCGGGCTTGGCTACGAGGTGGTCGTTGAAGGCGGCGCCGGCGAGGCCGCGAATTACTCCGATGAGGCCTATGAGAAAGTGGGCGCGGCCATAGCGGCTGATACCACGTCGCTGTGGCAGGACGCGGATTTCATCCTGAAAGTCCGCGCGCCGATGAAAAACCCTTCCCTGAACAGGCATGAAGTGGACCTGATGAAGGAAGGGGCGTTTCTGGTCAGCTATATCTGGCCGGCGCAGAATCCGGAGCTGCTGGAAAAGCTGGCGGCGAAGAAGATTACCTCGTTTGCCATCGACAGCCTGCCCCGCATCAGCCGGGCCCAGAAGATGGATGCACTCAGCGCCATGGCGAACATCGCCGGCTATCGGGCGGTGATTGAGGCGGCCAATCACTTCGGGCGTTTCTTTACCGGCCAGGTGACGGCGGCTGGCAAAGTGCCGCCGGCGAAGATCATGGTGATTGGCGCCGGCGTGGCGGGACTTGCCGCCATTGGTGCCGCCAACAGCATGGGTGCCATCGTGCGGGCATTCGACACCCGGCTGGAGGTGAAGGAACAGGTCGAGAGCATGGGTGCCGAGTTCCTGGTACTGGATTTCGACGATGAGGATGGCAGCGGTTCCGGCGGCTACGCCAAGCAGATGAGCGACGAGTTCATCAAGGCGGAGATGGCGCTGTTTGCGGAGCAGGCTGAGGAGGTGGACATCATCATCACCACCGCGCTGATTCCCGGCAAGCCGGCACCGAAACTGATCACCGCCGATATGGTCAAATCCATGAAACCCGGCAGCGTGATTGTCGATCTGGCCTCCGAGCGCGGCGGCAACTGCGAACTCACCGAACCCGGCACGGTGGCCCATCACCATGGCGTTACGCTGATCGGCTACACCGACCTGCCCAGCCGGATGGCCAAGGTGGCCAGTGATCTGTACGCCACCAACCTGTTGCACCTGCTCACCGAACTGACCCCGGAGAAAGATGGTAAGCCCCTGGTCAATATGGAGGACGACGTCATCCGGGGCCTGACCGTGGTTCGGGACAACAGCATTACCTGGCCGCCACCCCAGCCGGAGGCGCCCGTCAGCTCCGCACCGCCGCCCGGAACAGAGGAACCGTCGGCCGCCGACAAAGCCGCGGCAAAGAAGAACGCCGACCGTCGCAGCCTGATTGGCAAGAGCACGCTTCTGGTGGTAACAGCGCTGGCGCTCTATGGGGTTGGCGCCTACGCGCCGGAAAGCTTCCTGCAACACTTCACGGTGTTTGTGCTGGCCTGCTTTATCGGCTGGCAGGTAATCTGGAACGTGACACCCTCCCTGCACACCCCCCTGATGAGCGTAACCAACGCCATCAGCGGCATCATCGTGATCGGTGCCATGCTGCATCTGGCCCAGGCAGAGAACCTTGCCGTCGGCATCATGGCCTTTGTTGCGGTGCTGATTGCCAGCATCAACGTGGGGGGCGGCTTCCGGGTCACCCATCGCATGCTCAAAATGTTCCGCAGGTAG
- the pntB gene encoding Re/Si-specific NAD(P)(+) transhydrogenase subunit beta — protein MSTGLVSVAYVVASICFILSLGGLSHQESARRGNLYGVAGIIIAVGATLASVGDGGIIAIVIAVLLGAGIGIPIANKVEMTQMPQLVALLHSFVGLAAVLVGFSGYIEPLGARSGAEHTIKLVEVFVGIFIGAVTFTGSLVACGKLDGRIDSKALTLPGRHLMNLAAIIACVLLGVWFLGTDSTALGIVALVLMTAIASVLGIHLIMAIGGADMPVVVSMLNSYSGWAAASIGFMLGNDLLIVTGALVGSSGAILSYIMCKAMNRSFISVILGGFGQTTSSAGAADSDQTVHESSVDDVCEELRNADSVIIVPGYGMAVAQAQNGVSEMTKILRERGANVRFGIHPVAGRLPGHMNVLLAEAHVPYDIVLEMDEINADFPETDVVLVIGANDTVNPAAAEDPGSPIAGMPVLEVWKARQVVVLKRGMATGYSGVENPLFFRDNTRMLFGDAKESIDKLVGGLRG, from the coding sequence ATGAGTACAGGACTGGTGAGCGTGGCCTACGTGGTCGCAAGTATCTGCTTCATCCTCAGCCTGGGCGGCCTCAGCCACCAGGAATCGGCACGGCGGGGCAACCTCTATGGGGTCGCCGGCATCATCATCGCGGTGGGGGCCACCCTCGCCAGCGTGGGTGATGGCGGCATCATCGCCATCGTGATTGCGGTGCTGCTGGGCGCCGGCATTGGCATTCCCATCGCCAACAAGGTGGAAATGACCCAGATGCCGCAACTGGTGGCCCTGCTGCACAGTTTTGTCGGGCTGGCAGCGGTGCTGGTGGGCTTCTCCGGCTACATCGAACCGTTGGGCGCAAGGTCCGGAGCCGAGCACACCATCAAACTGGTGGAAGTGTTTGTGGGCATCTTTATCGGTGCCGTCACCTTCACCGGGTCACTGGTAGCCTGCGGTAAGCTGGATGGCCGCATCGACAGCAAGGCCCTGACCCTGCCCGGCCGGCACCTGATGAACCTGGCGGCGATCATCGCCTGCGTATTGCTGGGAGTCTGGTTCCTGGGCACCGACAGTACGGCGCTGGGCATCGTTGCCCTGGTGCTGATGACCGCCATCGCCTCGGTACTCGGTATTCACCTGATCATGGCCATCGGCGGAGCCGACATGCCGGTGGTGGTGTCCATGCTCAACAGCTATTCCGGATGGGCAGCGGCGTCCATCGGCTTCATGCTGGGCAACGATCTGCTGATCGTGACCGGTGCGCTGGTGGGCAGCAGCGGCGCCATCCTCAGTTACATCATGTGCAAGGCCATGAACCGCTCGTTCATCAGCGTGATTCTTGGCGGCTTCGGCCAGACCACCAGCAGCGCGGGCGCGGCCGATTCGGACCAGACGGTCCATGAATCCAGCGTGGATGATGTCTGTGAAGAACTGCGCAATGCCGACTCGGTGATTATTGTGCCCGGTTACGGCATGGCGGTGGCCCAGGCTCAGAATGGCGTCAGCGAGATGACGAAGATACTCCGGGAGCGGGGCGCGAACGTGCGGTTCGGCATCCACCCGGTGGCCGGCCGGTTGCCCGGACACATGAACGTGCTGCTGGCCGAAGCCCACGTGCCTTACGACATTGTGCTGGAAATGGACGAGATCAACGCCGATTTCCCGGAAACCGATGTGGTGCTGGTAATTGGCGCCAACGACACGGTGAATCCGGCAGCCGCCGAAGACCCGGGCAGTCCGATTGCCGGTATGCCGGTGCTGGAGGTCTGGAAAGCCCGGCAGGTGGTTGTTCTCAAGCGGGGCATGGCCACAGGCTATTCCGGTGTTGAGAACCCGCTGTTCTTCAGGGACAACACTCGCATGCTGTTCGGCGATGCCAAGGAAAGCATCGATAAACTGGTAGGAGGGTTGCGGGGCTGA
- a CDS encoding ABC transporter substrate-binding protein encodes MFKHWKQGLVGAVTAATLTLPLTAAGALSDDKVKIGVLSDMSGVYKSLEGPGAVIAAQMAIEDFGGSVMGKPIEIISADHQNKPDIGASTAREWIDAKEVDMITALDNSSVALSVQGLAKDKKIITMNTGAGTTALTEEQCTPYGIHYVYDTHALPVGTATAMVKNGGKSWFFITADYAFGHSLRDNTGAVVESLGGEVVGNVNAPLSTNDFSSYLLQAQSSGADVIGLANAGQDTVNAIKQANQFRIVQSGQKLAGMLVFLTDVHSMGLDIAQGLQFTTAFVWNQNDETKAWSNRFNERHGAMPTMVQAGVYSAVTNYLNAVKETGTDDTDTVRAKLGEMTLNDMFVKGGKIAPNGSMLHDMYLVEVKKPSESKSEWDLLNVISKIPADQAYISMADTKCSLVN; translated from the coding sequence ATGTTCAAGCACTGGAAACAAGGACTGGTCGGCGCTGTGACTGCAGCAACACTAACTTTGCCGCTAACCGCAGCCGGAGCTTTGTCTGACGACAAGGTCAAAATCGGTGTACTCAGTGACATGTCCGGGGTCTACAAGTCCCTGGAGGGCCCGGGCGCCGTTATCGCGGCCCAAATGGCCATCGAAGACTTCGGTGGCTCGGTTATGGGCAAACCAATCGAAATCATCTCTGCTGATCACCAGAACAAGCCCGACATCGGCGCCAGTACTGCCCGGGAATGGATCGACGCCAAGGAAGTCGACATGATCACCGCCCTCGACAACTCCTCGGTGGCCCTGTCGGTTCAGGGACTGGCCAAGGACAAGAAGATCATCACCATGAACACCGGCGCCGGCACCACGGCCCTCACCGAGGAGCAGTGCACGCCCTACGGCATTCACTATGTCTACGACACCCACGCGTTACCCGTGGGCACGGCCACGGCCATGGTCAAGAACGGCGGTAAGAGCTGGTTTTTTATCACCGCTGACTATGCCTTCGGCCACTCCCTGCGGGACAACACCGGCGCGGTAGTGGAGAGCCTGGGCGGTGAAGTGGTTGGCAACGTCAACGCGCCGCTGTCCACCAACGACTTCTCCTCCTATCTGCTGCAGGCGCAATCATCCGGTGCCGATGTCATCGGGCTTGCCAACGCGGGCCAGGACACCGTGAACGCCATCAAACAGGCCAACCAGTTCAGGATCGTCCAGAGTGGCCAGAAACTGGCTGGCATGCTGGTATTTCTAACCGATGTGCACAGTATGGGTCTCGACATTGCCCAGGGCCTGCAGTTCACCACCGCGTTTGTCTGGAACCAGAACGACGAAACCAAAGCGTGGTCCAATCGATTCAATGAGCGCCATGGTGCCATGCCAACGATGGTCCAGGCGGGTGTCTATTCGGCGGTGACCAACTACCTGAACGCGGTTAAGGAGACCGGAACGGACGATACCGACACGGTTCGCGCCAAGTTGGGGGAAATGACCCTGAACGACATGTTCGTGAAGGGCGGAAAAATCGCACCCAACGGCTCCATGCTGCACGACATGTACCTGGTGGAAGTGAAGAAACCGTCGGAATCGAAAAGTGAGTGGGACTTGCTGAACGTGATCTCAAAGATTCCCGCCGACCAGGCCTACATCTCGATGGCAGACACCAAATGTTCGCTGGTTAACTAA
- a CDS encoding gamma-glutamylcyclotransferase, with translation MSANTIEHNRNRYNFSGVESIWLFGYGSLIYKVDFPFLERRPASIRGWDRRFWQGSHDHRGTPEAPGRVVTLVEKPGAVCKGMAFRVSPNVFEHLDVREKNGYLRFSTTLTFEDGSHAGGLVYIATEDNEAFLGHAPEADIARQIALATGPSGPNAEYLLRLAESLRALGADCPHTFAIESHLRSSARGADWPDHSRHSRAD, from the coding sequence ATGTCCGCCAACACCATTGAGCATAATCGCAACCGGTACAACTTCTCCGGCGTTGAGTCGATCTGGCTGTTCGGCTACGGCTCGCTGATCTACAAGGTGGATTTCCCGTTCCTGGAGCGGCGCCCGGCCTCGATTCGTGGCTGGGATCGGCGGTTCTGGCAGGGCTCCCACGATCACCGGGGCACGCCGGAAGCGCCGGGCCGGGTGGTGACCCTGGTGGAGAAGCCCGGTGCCGTCTGCAAGGGCATGGCGTTCCGGGTGTCGCCCAATGTCTTCGAGCACCTGGACGTACGGGAAAAGAACGGTTACCTCCGCTTCAGCACTACCCTCACGTTCGAGGACGGCAGCCATGCCGGAGGTCTGGTTTACATTGCTACTGAAGACAACGAAGCCTTCCTCGGCCACGCGCCGGAGGCAGATATCGCCCGTCAGATTGCCTTGGCGACTGGTCCCAGCGGCCCCAATGCGGAGTATCTTCTGAGGCTGGCGGAATCGCTGCGCGCCCTTGGCGCCGATTGTCCCCACACCTTTGCCATTGAATCCCATCTTCGGTCTTCCGCCAGAGGCGCGGATTGGCCGGATCATTCACGACACTCACGTGCTGATTGA
- a CDS encoding branched-chain amino acid ABC transporter permease: MTNRILFILMLVAGLTAPLFAYPVFVMDLLCFALFASAFNLLLGYAGLLSFGHAAFFGGAAYITGYVTKEWGFTPLLGILAGAGFAMVLGAAFGFLAIRRQGIYFAMVTLALAQIIYFLALQMPFTGGENGLQGIPRGHLFGLIDLNNSLAMYYFVFAIFLVGFGIIYRTINSPFGEVLQAIRENESRALSLGYDVDHFKLLAFVISATLAGLAGATKAIIFQFAALTNAHWQTSGEVILMTLVGGLGTVFGPVVGAITVGALSHELSAFGSWVQVILGTIFVVCVMVFRRGIIGEIQRLASRKQG, encoded by the coding sequence ATGACCAACCGCATCCTCTTTATCCTCATGCTGGTGGCAGGCCTGACAGCGCCACTGTTCGCCTACCCGGTGTTCGTCATGGACCTGCTGTGCTTTGCCCTGTTCGCCTCTGCCTTCAACCTGTTGCTGGGCTATGCCGGCCTGCTCTCGTTCGGCCACGCTGCGTTCTTCGGCGGCGCCGCCTACATCACCGGTTACGTCACCAAGGAATGGGGCTTTACCCCGCTGCTTGGCATACTCGCCGGCGCGGGGTTTGCCATGGTGCTCGGCGCGGCCTTCGGGTTCCTGGCCATACGCCGCCAGGGCATTTACTTCGCCATGGTGACCCTGGCACTGGCCCAGATCATTTACTTCCTGGCCCTGCAGATGCCCTTCACCGGCGGCGAAAACGGCCTGCAAGGCATTCCCCGGGGGCACCTGTTCGGCCTGATCGACCTGAACAACTCCCTCGCCATGTATTACTTCGTGTTCGCCATCTTCCTCGTTGGCTTCGGCATCATCTACCGCACCATCAATTCGCCGTTCGGCGAAGTGCTGCAGGCGATCCGGGAAAACGAATCGCGCGCGCTGTCGCTGGGCTACGATGTCGATCACTTCAAACTGCTGGCCTTCGTGATATCCGCCACCCTGGCCGGGCTGGCCGGCGCCACCAAGGCGATCATTTTCCAGTTCGCAGCGCTCACCAACGCCCACTGGCAAACCTCCGGTGAGGTCATCCTGATGACCCTGGTCGGCGGCCTGGGCACGGTATTCGGCCCGGTGGTGGGTGCCATCACCGTGGGAGCCCTCAGCCACGAGCTGTCCGCCTTTGGCTCCTGGGTACAGGTCATACTCGGCACCATCTTCGTGGTCTGCGTCATGGTATTCCGCCGCGGCATCATCGGTGAAATCCAGCGACTGGCCAGTCGTAAACAGGGTTAA